DNA sequence from the Hippopotamus amphibius kiboko isolate mHipAmp2 chromosome 1, mHipAmp2.hap2, whole genome shotgun sequence genome:
GTCTcatgttcttttaattgggagtagttcctctgctttttcattttgcgtacttttttctgtctccatgaacttACGAGAAACAGTTTTctattgtggtcttgaaggggtgtttTCAATGTGGGAGCATTCTGTGCAGTCTGTGAGTCCAATATTTTTGGCGTGAGGGCTGGTTTTGGTATGGATGCCAGCCACATCTTCCCCTCAGAGTCTGCTGGCCATTATCCACTTGACAGGGGATATAATTAGTGTTGTGGTGTCCAGGGCCTGCACTGGGTGTTGGGCAGAGCTCCCTCATTGCTCCATGGCTGTCATAGCCCTGTTGGAGTCAAAGTCTCCTCCCCAGTTGTTAGAGTAGAAGCCCTGAGGATTGGGTTTGGTGAGGCTCCAATGTCCTTGAGTTGCGTGCCCTGTGCCAAAGGAGGTGACCACTGAAGCAAGTGAAGCCTGTGTGGTCACAGTGAACCTGTGCACTGACCATGCAGGCAGCTGAAATTCTGCCCATAAGCAGCCCAAAGTTGCTTTCGTTTTTTCATTGTGTTCATCCCAGATGTGGTGCTAGGCTGTGGTGTGGTGTGGGCTGGTGGTGGGGGCCAGGACACCGTGGCTGCATGAATCAAGGTGGTTGTGCTGCTGCCTAGGATCTTGGCTGCTTCTGTAGCAGGCCTCTCTCAGAACTTGTCCACCCCAGATCCAACTCCAGGCAGAGGTGTGGGGTGGGCAGAACTGGAGCTCTGAGGACTCCTCCCTAGGGGTCCTCTACAGGATACATGCCTTTCTGTGCTCCACCAGGTGCAGCTGGCAAAGCCCAGACCCACCCCACACCGCCAACCCCTCTTCCTTCTcgcccttccctccccccccactttaGTGCTGAGAATGGCACAGTGGGCTCTGTGGTTAGACCTGGACCACACCCTCAACCCTTGTGGGCTGGCTTCTTGCAGGACTCTTGctcccagggcctgtctgccAAGATTCATTGTTTAGCTGCTATAGGTATATGTAGCCCCACCAGATTCACACCTTGGATTGGAAAGTGTGGTGAGGTGCAGCCGCCAGCACCAGTCTCTCTCCGTCCTGATTGTCAGCAAGCCAGCATGCACATACTCAAGTCTAGGCTTCTCCAGCTCCTCCCAGCAGGCAAGGAGGCTCTCCAAGCCTGCCTGTGTgaaccttttttccttttcacatccCTCCCAGAGGTACAGGTCCCAtcctgatgctttttttttcctttcccctgtcCTACCTAATTACATGGaaatctttcttgcagctttggttgtatagGAGATCTACATTTCCAGTTGATTtcctgtgagaattgttccacatgtagatgtatttttgatgtgcttGTTGGGGAAGGTGAggctcacatccttctactctgccatcttgatcacCCTCATGAAGTATAATACTTGAGTTTACTAAATAAGCATATTGCTAGCTACTGTGAGATTGATATATTTTAGCTACCTGTGTATAATGGAAATGttattctttattatatatacagtagtattcctgcactttttaaaaattgttttatttattcagccATCTTTTATTGGGCTCCCACtgtgtgtctggcacatagtcagGTGCTGGAAATTCAGAGTTGATAGACAGTGTTCACTCTTCAGGGATGAGTATTGTGATGTTTAACAGTTTTCTTTTGGAGCAGAATtctatgttaaattttattttaataacttataAAGAATCAGCAGTGAAATAACAAGTGCTTTTCTTTCATCAAAACCTAATAGACTGGTATTACTTAGTGCATGGAACATGATTACTTAAATTTAAAGCATTCTTATTCTAAAAGAATTTCAGAATTGAAAGAAATCTGAACCAGTATTGAATCTGTCTCCCCCTTCTCCACCCAGTTTTACTGATGTGAAACAGATTTAGAGAGCCAATATTCAACTGAGGTCAGTCATATTGGCAGCTTACTTGGCAGAGCTTGGAGACCCCATGTCCTGCCTAGTAGTCTGGGATCCTAGAACATCTAAATTAATTATTGGTTCAGCTTTGGTGAGCTATTTTGGATTCATGACATATTTGGTAGTGTTTTTAAGTTCTtgaatttagaatttttgttgCATCTTCTGAATTCCTTAGCCcaaagaatggagaggaaagTGTGCTCTCAAAATACCttgtaattttggttttaaaGTGTTCTCAGATGTGTCATTCTGTTTGCCTTTTTGAAGAAAAGTATGATTCTTAATATAAAATTGTCTTACTTTTTTTACCTGTGCAGTTTATCTTGTGACAttaacttttctatttctctttttagtcTGCCATTTTCAATTTCCAGAGTCTGTTGACTGTAATCTTGCTGCTTATATGTACCTGTGCTTATATCCGATCCTTGGCACCCAGCCTCCTGGACAGAAATAAAACTGGGTATGTTACTAATAATGTCTAATCACCCAAATTAGTTCTTAGAGATATTGAATGTCAATTATTGAAaatcattaaataatttaattcctatatgaaatttactttttcataactttttacaatattttaccctagtttttaaaatccaaatcttTATGTTCACAAAATCTtactaaataaaaagataaatatcagAAGTGACCTGAAATGtgttggaatgaaaaaaaaagtatattttaaaagatgtgatagatttttttctgagattGGAGCTACAGTTTAGTACTTTCAAAGACAGTGTTTGGCCTTAGTTTTTAATAGAATAATTAGTAAAGTTGGTTATCATATTTTGAAAGCATTAAACAGTTTACAAGCACTGTGTccataaaaacaataatatagaCATTCCCTTTTTATTCCAAGACTAGTCTAATCAGATAGGCTCCCCATCTATATCATAAAGCAaacatctttggagaaatttatttagcttactTAAAGCAGTAATAAAAATTAAGTCTTGGGTATGTCACATCCCTTTTAATTGTATGTTCACACTCCCCCAAAATTTGAGCTTGATATGATACCACaaagacttaaaatttttaagtgccATGTTCCTAATGCAGAAATACATATTGAGTTCAACCAGAAaaacaagtatataaaaaagcaGAGACCATGTGTTAAAAACTGTGTAAACTTTCTTTGCCTTACAGATGCATTAATTTCTGTGAATAATTGTCTTAATCCTTTTGTGGTAAGATCCTGTTCCTCACTTAATCATCTTAAGAAATAATAGGATGAAATAATAGAATACTTCACATAGGAATAATTAATTATCTCCAgcaccttttttttgtttttgatgaaaGGAAAAGGGCCAAATTAAGGTCCTGCAAGGTCACACTCTGCTTTTCCAGTAATAATAAGCTCCTACAAGAGGCCAGGTAGTAGATATTCAATCATGAGAAGAAATAATTCTCTTTCCTTCAACTCTGTTATTTCTTTGGGgtcataattaacatttattcaaACATCCCATTATGTAAATCTTTTGGCTTTTGttactattcctttctttttattatattggTTTGTTTGAACATCTATAAAGGTATAAATAGAACCCCTAACCAGTTTTGAATAATGAAAATCTGTAGTTCTGTCCCAGTAAACTGATGATCCGTCTCTTGGCCTGAGGGATTTCATTTACTCTCCTGAAGGTGAAAACAGATGTTATGCGTCCATCAGTTTTTCTGACAATGCCCCACTTCCTTTGTAGACATTCTCTCTTATCATTCCACCTTTTTCTCTGAACTCTTATTGCGCTGAGTCTTTAGCATTCAGTTTAACACTTTGTCCCTTTGTTGAAATTATATAATCCTATTTATTGCTTAGCTGTGCATGAAGCCTTTCTACCCAAccagttttttttcctcctacccTTCTCTGCAACCCACAACAATTAACTTATAGTTAAAACATATGGTAGAATCCAGTAAACAGTCTCATTGATCATTAATTTAGACTTCTAATATAATACATAATGTCTAATAAGAAATGTGTTTATGTCATGAAAGAATAATCACATAGTGGTAGAAAAGAGTATTTGTACTTTTCTGATGCTGCGACAAAGAAAGTAGATTGCATGTGGAAATGTCTGCTCCTCATTCCTTTGGAAGCAGGAATACATCCATAACATGCTACATTAGAAAAGGAGTTCTCAGGGCTGCCAACCTTACAGTAGAGGTTGAGTAGTAGTATATTTCTCCTAcataaaaaccaaagaaatagCATGCCTATTTTTACACTTTAAAGTATATACTGATAGTTAACTGtttgaaagcttttttaaaaactttattctatttatataaatgttgagcttcttttattttaacttgTACATATGAAAAATTTTGTGTAGAAGAAATATTTAGTGATCATAGTTCTTTTCTATTATAAGTATTTTCACGGGACTCAAACTTTCATTATAGTGAGTATTCCATGCTAAAGTGAAGATACCTGGACCAAACAGATAAAATGAGTTCTTGATAACTTCACTGTTGGAAATAACtaattttttgctgttttgaatAATATGGAACTATAAAGCAGCAGAGAAAGATTGCAACTTTGtcttatttcctatttttgtgGACTTAATAGTTTTATCAGCAGATACACTTATTGATTTATATCCTTAGAAACTAAGCAGCATATTTGTATTGGTTTTTACCAGCTAATGACGTTCTTTTTAACATTTGGGATATTACAGAAATGTCCAGGTagggaaatatatgaaaaaggcCAAAGCAGTACCAATTAATCTCTTAAGTTGCCAAGTTAGgaaattttcttcatttgaatAGCTTTCAATATGGTAACAGTCTTATACCAATTTCCTAATGATGCTTTGAGTTATTTCTAGAGTGTAAGATCTAAAAAGTCCTTGACTGTTATCATACAGTTTCAGACTGTTCTGTAGGGCCCTAAACTGCCAATAGAGGAACTTCAGGTGTCCTGCCTCTGAGTACCTCAACCAGAGGAGCTTTAAATCAATAATGCATTTTATAATCAATAGACTTTTAGAATCAAGCATCCAGGGCATTGCACATCTCTAACcagttgtcttttattttttgatgaaatgTAAGCCAGTGTAAATGATACCTGGAGTTATTGTCACATATACCTTTAGCCTATGTAATACTGAACACAACACAGTTAGTCACTATTCTAAAGCCTTTCTATgtaataattcatttaatccttataacaaccctatgaggatgAGATAAAAGAGGTAAAATAACTTGCTTACAGGTATGCAACCAATTAAGTAGGATTGAACTTAGGCACAATCTGGCCCTGATCCTTTGCTTTCACGAgtgtatttgtccttttttttccctgtagtaAAATTGTTTCACCTGTCAGAATGCCCATCCTTCATAATTAAAACTTGTATTTTTGCCCATGTCATTAATCTGAACTAAGAGACTTTTTGTTTTGATGTCAGGAAGTTACTGTATACTCCAGAAGAGGAATGTGTGTAGAACTTAATTGaatcaacattttcttttagtCTTAACCATTCAAATTTAATGATTCATTGCCAGCCATCTTTTTGGGCAAAAaagtttataatataaatttccCTGGAATTTAAACATTATAATTTTCTTGTACTAATCCTAATTCATTACAATAAGTAATGTTAATTTATCTTGATTTTTAGCCATGTGTAACACTATTTATAATTCTGTTCTTTTGTCATACcaacaaaaagcagaaaatacatatgcccatttaaatattaattttgagaaaatagtGAATGGACACAGATGGTTTTGGATAAATtttggcattaaaaaataaaactcattgaAAAAACTTACTTACTGAATATAGTTCTTATAAAGCACTTGAAGTTGACTGAATTAATCTTCTAAGCCCTAGTGCAAATTTTGCCACTCTCACATTAATTTACTTTGAGCTTAACTTGTGATACCACATATGTTCCAGTTTCTAACAGTTTCTACACATTGATGGTTGGTAAGCCATTGTGTCCCACTTTTCTACATAAGTGGTGGTTCAACATCAAATACATTTCAGTTTAAAGCAAAGCATTAGCAGTTAAAATGCTAGTATAtactaaattatatataataaattctcTGTATGGTACTGAATAATTTATCTTTCCCAGTAATCAGTAGCTACTTTTTTTATTCAATGCAGGTTGTTgggtatattttggaagtgtgCCAGAATTGGTGAGTATCTGTCTATAATCTCCttaatctttctccatttcttcagctGTAAATTGTTGGCCAGTTTACTTATGTTCAAACAAATCAAATGTCAGTTTTTAAAGTGCAGACTTCCCAATTATATGCATTTTTGCAGTAGTTTTTAGAGTTCCATCTAACTTTTCCTGACACTGTTTAAAACTAGACTTCACAGGTACCTCATAATAATTCATTAGCAAGGAGATGGAAAATAGGACAAAAGTCTCTCTAATTCAGATAGCAGATATTATGCATTCCTGGTTTTGGGCATTTCAGACAAATATGTATACTTTTATGCACACGTAGTATAGAGAATGCTATTCTGTATGTGTACCATTTTGATAACTGAGGgtgatttttccatttaatgAAAGGTTGCTGAGCAACCGTCCAATTGCCCTCTGCTAAATCATAGAATCTTATTAGCTGCTTTTAGAAAACATGAACTGTTTCGTCTTTTGAACCCATGTCTGTGTGGTCATACTTGAGCTTTGTGTAAATGTGAATATCTTCTAACTTTTCATAATAAGATTAGTAGATCTTAACTGTTTATGGTTAGATAACAATATATACTATACACTGTCCCATGACACTGTGTATATAATAACAGTTAACACAATGCCCTGCACATAGTAGACTCTCAAATGATTggcaagtaaatgaataaaatgcattttattcaccaatattctttttttattgaagtatagttgatgtagaATATATGTAAGatgcaggtgtacaacatagtgattcataatttttaaaggttatactgcatttatagttattataaaatattggttctattctctgtgttgtactgtatatccttgtggcttatttattttatacattgtagttAGTACTTCTTAATTCCCTACTCCTGTCTttctcctccccccttccctctctccactggtaaccactagtttgttctctagatctatGAATCTGTTTACTTTCTCCTATATTCActagttggttttattttttaagattctatatataaagtatatcatacagtatttgtctttctctgactcatttcacttagcataaaaacTTTCAAGTCCATCCCTgtggttgcaaatggcaaaatttcattcttttttatagatgagtagtattccagtgtgtgtgtgtgtgtgtgtgtctgtgaatgccacatcttctttatcaattcatctgttgatggacaggttacttccatatcctggcaattgtaaataatactgctatgaatattctggtgcatgtatcttttcaaatttatgttttcatttttgtcagatatttacccagaagtggaattgctgggtcatatggtagttctctttttactgCTTGGAGAAACCTcatcctgttttccacagtgggtgCATTAATTTAGATTCTCCTCAACATCCACATCCTTAGCAACATTTGTTGTgttctttctgatgatagccattctgacaggtgtgagatgatatctcattttggtttcaatttgcatttctctgatgattaatagtgttgagcatcttttcatctgcctgTTGGTCATTGGTATgtcttctctgaaaaaatttctattcaggtcttctgcccattttcattGCGtggtttgtttttgatgttgagttgtatgagctataattttggatattaatcccttatcagtcataccattagcaaatatttttgccCATCCCATAGGTTGTGGTTTTGTTGATGGGttcctttgcaaaagcttttaagtttattaggtccaatttgtttatttttgcttttgtttgctttaGGAGATTGacataaaatcatatttttttggCTCTAAGAGtgttccacctatgttttcttctaggagttttatggtttccagccctacatttaggtctttgatccattttgagattatttttatatatggtgttttacatgtagctgtctagttttcccagcaccactggtgggggtggggaggggttccTGACACAGTTTGGAATGGAGTCCAGGGTGTCCTGAAACTTgtgttggcctgctagtgggTAGGACTGTGTTCCAACTGGCCCCAGGGCAGAGCCTggcttggtggggggtggggggaggactggGTCTGCAGGTTGCaggattgtggttttcttctgTTTGGTGCCTGCCTGCTGTTGGGTGAAGCTAGTCCAGATGCTAAAGCAGACTTCCTAGAGGGCAGGGATGGGCTCCAGGGGTTTCTGGGgttggtgcctgcccactggtggatgGAACTGGGCACTGGGTCCCTGGTTGACGGGGCCATGTCcagaggcagctgtgggctcagggggtcttaaggcagcctgtctgctgatgggtggggctatgtCCCCACCCAGTGAGTTGCTTGGGCTGAGGTATCCCAGCACTGGCACCTATAGGCTGTTAGACCAGGGCACAGTTGGGTCCTAgcactaataagctagagggaagaTCACAATGGTGcctgccagcaccagtgtccacgTGGTAGCAGTAGCTCTATAAATAGCTGCCACcagtgtgtgtgtccctagggtgagctgcagttgcctcctgcctctttgggagattctccaagaccagcaggtcggtctgacccaggctcctatcaaattgctgcttttgccctgggtcctggagcaTGTGAAATTTTGTGCGTGCCCTTTAAGATTGAGATCTCTCACCCCCAAGTCCTATGGGACTCCTGAAATTaagtcccactggccttcaaagccagtgCTCTGAGGGCTCATCTTCTCAGTGCAGGACCTCCAGGCTGGAGAGCCTGACGTTAGGCTCAGACCTTTCACTTCTTTGGGAGAATCTttacaatataattattctctagtttgtgggtcacccacccagtggtatGGGACTTGACTATAGAGCTAGTCTGCCCCTCCTACCAGTCTCCTTGTGGttttttctttgcatctttggttgtagaaaatcttttctggtaggttccagtctttttcaattatggttgttctgcaaatagttgtgattttggtgtgcttgtgagaggaggtgagctcagagtatttctactctgccatcttggccaatCTCCTGAAGAGATGAAGTATTTTCTGATGCTTTTAGATCAGATTTGCAGAGTGAGTCCCAATGCAAACCCTGAAACAATAGAAGAAATCTTAAGCCCTTCAAAAGTAAccatgaagagagagaaaaagagacaaaaagcaCCCTCAATGGCTAATGCTGATAGCTAAtggtaaatgtaaatatatatacaccaaacTCCTTGCTTTAGATCCAGgtcactcagaaaaaaaaaaagtaatctctCTAAGGAATAGGCTGGTAAGAATACCTCAAGtaaatgacaaagagaaaacataatgGGATTGTCTCCTTAATTTtgctttctaatattttgttgttaatgtatagaaatgcaacagatttctgtatattaattttatatcctgcaactttaccaaattcattaatgaactctagtagtttccccatttaccatcacatcaaaaagaataaaatacctagcaataaacctaagGAGGTTAAAGACCTGTAATCTGAAAACTagaggacactgatgaaagaaattgaagataacacaaacagatggaaagatacaccatgttcttggattagaagaatcaacattgttacAATGACCATAGTTcccaaggaaatctacagattcagttgcaattcctatcaaattaccaacagtgtttttcacagaactagaacaaataatttaaaaatttgtatagaaacacaaactccatatagccaaaacaatcttgagaaggaagaacagcTGGAAGAATCTTGctttctgacttcagactgtattacaaagctacagtcataaaaacagtatggtactggtacaaaaacaagacacataggtcaatggaataggatggaaagcccagaaataaaccccacacacttatggtcaattaatctatgacaatggaggcaagaatatacaatggagaaaaaaacagtctcttcagtttaagtggtgctgggaaaactggatagccacaggtaaaagaatgaaattagaacattctctaacaccatacagaaataaactcacatttagggctttaatccattttaagacTGGATACTGTAGAACTCCTGGAGTAcaacatagaacactctttgacataaatcacagcaatatattttttttatttgactcctagagtaatggaaacaaaagcgaaaataaacaaatgggacctaatcacaCTTatatgcttttgcacagcaaaggaaaccataaacaaaatgaaaatacaatatatagaatgggagaaaatatttgcaaatggtgtaaccaacagggaatttccaaaatatacaaattgtacagctcaatatcaaagagaCAATCCAATCATAAAAATGGgcaggggacttcctggtggcacagtggttaagaacccacctgccaatgcaggggacacaggttcgatccctggtccaggaagatcccatatgctgcagagcagctaagcacgtgtgccacaagtactgagcctgagctctagagccagcatgctgcaacaactgaaacccacgtgcctagagtatgtgctccacaacaagagaagccactgcaatgagaagcccacacactgcaatgaagagtagcccctcctcgctgcaactagagaaagcaggcatgcagcaatgaagacccaatgcagccaaataaaaattttttttttaaatgggcagaagatctaaatagatgtatcttcaaagaagacaacacagatggccaacaggcccatgaaaaagtgcttaacattgctaattattagagaaatgctaatcggaactacactgaggtatcacctcaccctggtcagaatgaccatcatcaaaaagtctacaaatgataaatgctggagagggtgtggagaaaagggaaccctcttacactgttgttgagaatgtaaattggtacacccACAATGGAGAACATACGGAgctcccttaaaaaactaaaaatagaactaccatatggtccagcaatcacattcctgggcatatatccaaagaaaaccataattcaaaaagataatgcatcccagtgttcattgcagccatagaatatcactcagccataaaaaagaatgaaataatgccatttgcaacaacacagatggacctaaagattatcatactaagtgaagtcgtcagacaaagacaaatatcatgtgatatcacttatatgtggattctaaaaaaaagaaaatgatacaaatgaatttatttactaaacagaaatagactcacattgaaaacaaactaatggttaccataggggaaaggtggggaataaattaggaatttggggttaacagatacacagtactatatataaaatagataaatagcaagaacctactgtacagcacagggaactatattcaatatcttgtaataaactataatggaaaagaatctgaaaaagaatatacaagggtgagtcaaaaattatccacactctggctgtataatttattttaattaacttttagaaaagacaaatacatcattttttgacataatctgcttttcaatacactgtctgtcaacaagctttcatattccctcattaaaaaatgttttaggctgaccgcaggccacaaatgcactgctgtcgtcacttcttcatcagaagtgaatttttgtCCCCGTACAGCTGCttttaggggaccaaacaggtaaaaggccaatggagcaagataaggactatagggaagatgctttaacacctcaaaacaaagtttgaGCAGTGTGttgacagtgtgagcagaagtgtgtggaggtgcacaccctcagaccacaaaaaacaaatcactgcatgctgttctcctaaatgcaaatcaaaagtggGGCattccatttttgctcacaccacagttacaaatgaacagatgtaacacgttcacacctgcacagtagtAGGGGAGAGAGTAGCCTTGCATGGAAAGTGCAGATAAGACAGcacggccaacagaagttttaatatgactggagtgcggataatttttgactcactctgtgtctgtgtgtgtgtgtaaaaatatatatagtatgtatatatatatgtatatatgtataactgaatcactctgctgtacacctgaaagattgtgaatcaactattcaattaaaaaagagagaacacatgGAAGAGCAAGACAGTTTGAGGGAACAGAGACAATATAACTGGATTAGAGT
Encoded proteins:
- the TMEM167A gene encoding protein kish-A yields the protein MSAIFNFQSLLTVILLLICTCAYIRSLAPSLLDRNKTGLLGIFWKCARIGERKSPYVAVCCIVMAFSILFIQ